A region from the Microcebus murinus isolate Inina chromosome 27, M.murinus_Inina_mat1.0, whole genome shotgun sequence genome encodes:
- the FSTL3 gene encoding follistatin-related protein 3 isoform X2 produces the protein MRPGAPGPLWPLPWGALAWAVGFVGSVGSGDPAPGGVCWLQQGLEATCSLVLRTDISQAECCASSNIDTAWSNFTHPGNKISLLGFLGLVHCLPCKDSCDGVECGPGKACRMLGGRPRCECAPDCAGLPARLQVCGSDGATYRNECELRAARCRGHPDLRVMYRGRCRKSCAYVVCPRPQSCVVDQTGSAHCVVCRAAPCPAPSGPGQELCGNNNVTYVSSCHLRQATCFLGRSIGVRHPGRCASTSREPPGAESEEEEENFV, from the exons ATGCGTCCCGGGGCGCCGGGGCCACTCTGGCCGCTGCCCTGGGGGGCCCTGGCTTGGGCCGTGGGCTTCGTGGGCTCCGTGGGCTCGGGGGACCCCGCGCCCG GTGGTGTGTGCTGGCTCCAGCAGGGCCTCGAGGCTACCTGCAGCCTGGTGCTCAGGACTGACATAAGCCAGGCTGAGTGCTGTGCCTCCAGCAACATTGACACTGCCTGGTCCAACTTCACCCACCCGGGGAACAAGATCAGCCTCCTTGGCTTCCTGGGCCTCGTCCACTGCCTGCCCTGCAAAG ACTCGTGCGACGGCGTGGAGTGCGGCCCGGGCAAGGCGTGCCGCATGCTGGGCGGCCGCCCGCGCTGCGAGTGCGCGCCCGACTGCGCGGGGCTCCCGGCGCGCCTGCAGGTCTGCGGCTCGGATGGCGCCACCTACCGCAACGAGTGCGAGCTGCGCGCCGCCCGCTGCCGCGGACACCCGGACCTGCGCGTCATGTACCGGGGCCGCTGCCGCA AGTCCTGCGCCTACGTGGTGTGCCCGCGGCCGCAGTCGTGCGTGGTGGACCAGACCGGCAGCGCGCACTGCGTGGTGTGTCGCGCGGCGCCCTGCCCTGCGCCCTCCGGCCCCGGCCAGGAGCTCTGCGGCAACAACAACGTCACCTACGTCTCCTCGTGCCACCTGCGCCAAGCCACCTGCTTCCTGGGCCGCTCCATCGGCGTGCGCCACCCGGGCAGATGCGCAA GCACATCCCGGGAGCCGCCGGGTGCCGAGtcggaggaggaagaggagaactTCGTGTGA
- the RNF126 gene encoding E3 ubiquitin-protein ligase RNF126 isoform X2, translated as MAEASPQPGRYFCHCCSVEIVPRLPDYICPRCESGFIEELPEETRNTENGSAPSTAPTDQSRQPFENVDQHLFTLPQGYGQFAFGIFDDSFEIPTFPPGAQTDDSRDPEGRREREHPSRHRYGARQPRARLTARRATGRQEGVPTLEGIIQQLVNGIITPATIPNLGLGPWGVLHSNPMDYAWGANGLDAIITQLLNQFENTGPPPADKEKIQALPTVPVTEEHVGSGLECPVCKDDYALGESVRQLPCNHLFHDGCIVPWLEQHDSCPVCRKSLTGQNTATNPPGLTGLTRGHA; from the exons ATGGCCGAGGCGTCGCCACAGCCCGGACGGTATTTCTGCCACTGTTGCTCCGTCGAGATCGTCCCGCGCCTGCCG GATTACATCTGCCCAAGATGCGAGTCTGGCTTTATCGAGGAGCTTCCGGAAGAGACCAG GAATACAGAAAACGGTTCTGCCCCCTCCACAGCCCCCACAGACCAGAGCCGGCAGCCGTTTGAA aacGTGGACCAGCACCTCTTCACGCTGCCGCAGGGCTACGGACAGTTTGCTTTTGGCATCTTTGACGACAGCTTCGAGATCCCCACATTCCCTCCTGGGGCACAGACTGACGACAGCAGGGACCCCGAAGGCCGGCGGGAGAGAGAGCACCCATCCCGGCACCGGTATGGCGCCCGGCAGCCCCGTGCCCGCCTCACCGCGCGGAGGGCCACCGGCCGACAGGAAGGCGTCCCCACGCTGGAAGG GATCATCCAGCAGCTGGTCAACGGCATCATCACGCCTGCCACCATCCCCaacctgggcctgggcccctg GGGTGTCCTGCACTCAAACCCAATGGACTACGCCTGGGGGGCCAATGGCCTGGACGCCATCATCACGCAG CTTCTCAATCAGTTTGAAAACACAGGCCCACCACCCGCAGACAAGGAGAAAATCCAGGCCCTCCCCACTGTCCCCGTCACGGAGGAGCACGTAG GCTCCGGGCTCGAGTGCCCCGTGTGCAAGGACGATTACGCGCTGGGCGAGAGTGTGCGGCAGCTGCCCTGCAACCACCTGTTCCACGACGGCTGCATTGTGCCCTGGCTGGAGCAG CACGACAGCTGCCCTGTCTGCCGAAAAAGCCTCACAGGACAGAACACGGCCACGAACCCCCCGGGCCTGACGGGG CTCACACGCGGCCATGCATGA
- the FGF22 gene encoding fibroblast growth factor 22 encodes MRRRLWLGLAWLLLAREPGAAGALSASAPRRARSYPHLEGDVRWRRLFSSTHFFLRVDPAGRVRGTRWRHGPDSIIEIRSVHVGVVVIKAVHSGFYVAMDRQGHLYGSRVYTVDCRFQERIEENGYNTYAALRWRHRGQPMFLALDRRGAPRPGGRTRRHHLSTHFLPVLVS; translated from the exons ATGCGCCGCCGCCTGTGgctgggcctggcctggctgctgCTGGCGCGGGAGCCGGGCGCTGCGGGGGCCCTGAGCGCGAGCGCGCCGCGCAGGGCGCGCAGCTACCCGCACCTGGAGGGCGACGTGCGCTGGCGGCGCCTCTTCTCCTCCACGCACTTCTTCCTGCGCGTGGACCCCGCGGGCCGTGTGCGGGGCACCCGCTGGCGCCACGGCCCGGACA GCATCATCGAGATCCGTTCTGTCCACGTGGGTGTCGTGGTCATCAAGGCCGTACACTCGGGCTTCTATGTGGCCATGGACCGCCAGGGCCACCTCTATGGGTCG CGGGTCTACACTGTCGACTGCAGGTTCCAGGAGCGCATTGAGGAGAACGGCTACAACACCTATGCGGCACTCCGCTGGCGCCACCGTGGCCAGCCCATGTTCCTGGCACTGGACAGGAGGGGGGCCCCCCGGCCTGGCGGCCGGACGAGGCGGCACCACCTGTCCACCCACTTCCTGCCCGTCCTGGTCTCCTGA
- the FSTL3 gene encoding follistatin-related protein 3 isoform X1, with protein sequence MRPGAPGPLWPLPWGALAWAVGFVGSVGSGDPAPGGVCWLQQGLEATCSLVLRTDISQAECCASSNIDTAWSNFTHPGNKISLLGFLGLVHCLPCKDSCDGVECGPGKACRMLGGRPRCECAPDCAGLPARLQVCGSDGATYRNECELRAARCRGHPDLRVMYRGRCRKSCAYVVCPRPQSCVVDQTGSAHCVVCRAAPCPAPSGPGQELCGNNNVTYVSSCHLRQATCFLGRSIGVRHPGRCASAGAGTSREPPGAESEEEEENFV encoded by the exons ATGCGTCCCGGGGCGCCGGGGCCACTCTGGCCGCTGCCCTGGGGGGCCCTGGCTTGGGCCGTGGGCTTCGTGGGCTCCGTGGGCTCGGGGGACCCCGCGCCCG GTGGTGTGTGCTGGCTCCAGCAGGGCCTCGAGGCTACCTGCAGCCTGGTGCTCAGGACTGACATAAGCCAGGCTGAGTGCTGTGCCTCCAGCAACATTGACACTGCCTGGTCCAACTTCACCCACCCGGGGAACAAGATCAGCCTCCTTGGCTTCCTGGGCCTCGTCCACTGCCTGCCCTGCAAAG ACTCGTGCGACGGCGTGGAGTGCGGCCCGGGCAAGGCGTGCCGCATGCTGGGCGGCCGCCCGCGCTGCGAGTGCGCGCCCGACTGCGCGGGGCTCCCGGCGCGCCTGCAGGTCTGCGGCTCGGATGGCGCCACCTACCGCAACGAGTGCGAGCTGCGCGCCGCCCGCTGCCGCGGACACCCGGACCTGCGCGTCATGTACCGGGGCCGCTGCCGCA AGTCCTGCGCCTACGTGGTGTGCCCGCGGCCGCAGTCGTGCGTGGTGGACCAGACCGGCAGCGCGCACTGCGTGGTGTGTCGCGCGGCGCCCTGCCCTGCGCCCTCCGGCCCCGGCCAGGAGCTCTGCGGCAACAACAACGTCACCTACGTCTCCTCGTGCCACCTGCGCCAAGCCACCTGCTTCCTGGGCCGCTCCATCGGCGTGCGCCACCCGGGCAGATGCGCAAGTGCGGGCGCAG GCACATCCCGGGAGCCGCCGGGTGCCGAGtcggaggaggaagaggagaactTCGTGTGA
- the RNF126 gene encoding E3 ubiquitin-protein ligase RNF126 isoform X1, protein MAEASPQPGRYFCHCCSVEIVPRLPDYICPRCESGFIEELPEETRNTENGSAPSTAPTDQSRQPFENVDQHLFTLPQGYGQFAFGIFDDSFEIPTFPPGAQTDDSRDPEGRREREHPSRHRYGARQPRARLTARRATGRQEGVPTLEGIIQQLVNGIITPATIPNLGLGPWGVLHSNPMDYAWGANGLDAIITQLLNQFENTGPPPADKEKIQALPTVPVTEEHVGSGLECPVCKDDYALGESVRQLPCNHLFHDGCIVPWLEQHDSCPVCRKSLTGQNTATNPPGLTGVSFSSSSSSSSSSSPGNENAASNS, encoded by the exons ATGGCCGAGGCGTCGCCACAGCCCGGACGGTATTTCTGCCACTGTTGCTCCGTCGAGATCGTCCCGCGCCTGCCG GATTACATCTGCCCAAGATGCGAGTCTGGCTTTATCGAGGAGCTTCCGGAAGAGACCAG GAATACAGAAAACGGTTCTGCCCCCTCCACAGCCCCCACAGACCAGAGCCGGCAGCCGTTTGAA aacGTGGACCAGCACCTCTTCACGCTGCCGCAGGGCTACGGACAGTTTGCTTTTGGCATCTTTGACGACAGCTTCGAGATCCCCACATTCCCTCCTGGGGCACAGACTGACGACAGCAGGGACCCCGAAGGCCGGCGGGAGAGAGAGCACCCATCCCGGCACCGGTATGGCGCCCGGCAGCCCCGTGCCCGCCTCACCGCGCGGAGGGCCACCGGCCGACAGGAAGGCGTCCCCACGCTGGAAGG GATCATCCAGCAGCTGGTCAACGGCATCATCACGCCTGCCACCATCCCCaacctgggcctgggcccctg GGGTGTCCTGCACTCAAACCCAATGGACTACGCCTGGGGGGCCAATGGCCTGGACGCCATCATCACGCAG CTTCTCAATCAGTTTGAAAACACAGGCCCACCACCCGCAGACAAGGAGAAAATCCAGGCCCTCCCCACTGTCCCCGTCACGGAGGAGCACGTAG GCTCCGGGCTCGAGTGCCCCGTGTGCAAGGACGATTACGCGCTGGGCGAGAGTGTGCGGCAGCTGCCCTGCAACCACCTGTTCCACGACGGCTGCATTGTGCCCTGGCTGGAGCAG CACGACAGCTGCCCTGTCTGCCGAAAAAGCCTCACAGGACAGAACACGGCCACGAACCCCCCGGGCCTGACGGGGGTGAGCTTCTCCTCTTcgtcctcctcatcctcctctagCTCGCCTGGCAACGAGAACGCGGCGAGTAACTCGTGA